CACGAAAGCATGCCCTAAACTTTCACATGCTTCTGGGAGGTCACTTCTGCATGTGGTGGTGAGCAGAGGCTCACAGCTGTGAGCCACAGCAGCAGTATCTGGCATCCTGATTCCAGCCATGCCCGAGGAGGAGACTGAGGAACTGGGGTGTGCTGGGACCTCGTGCAGGGCCCCTCATGGAGCACCAGGGCAGGGCAGCTGGTCAGCCACcacacagctgtgctgccagagcCACCTCTGCTCTTCCTACACATCGTTCCTGAGAGTGTAAATGTGTCTGAACCACGGTGGAAAATACCGTATGGTTTCTTCCACTGTGTGTCCTTTAGATGCCTTCTGCTTAATCACACTTTCCAACTACTTTCTCCTCTCACTTGGGTTTCTTCACTCCGTTTCGCTGAACCACAGGAGAGCGTTTGAGGTGAGCAGTGCTCCACCTTTGCTCTCTATGTGCTGAGTGGCAGAGGGCATGGAGTGCAGCACTAGTACGTAGCTCCTGCCCTGGACTAGCTCTTGTACATACCTGTTGCAGATAAGGTTTGTGGGGCTGCAGTTAGAGACtaacctgcagcagcagcccagaatCCTGCCAGACTGAAGGATGGTCTTGCCTTTACATGCTGacctgctcctcctgccacaCAGTTGTTGAGAGTCAGTGACCTGTCTAGCTTGGGGGTGTTCGATAGTTTGTTTTTGGTATCAGCTGACCTCCAGCTGGTTCAGTTTCCTAATCTGGATGGCTGTGTGGGCTGTGAGAACACAGGGAtgatgctggcagcagaggcaaGAGCAGCATTACCTCTTTCAACAGCAAGCTGGTTGCAGTTGGGCCACTCAAAAGGGGCTGTGCCCCAAACCTAAGGAACAATCCTTCCATATGCCCGGCATTATTTCCACTGAGTGGTGTGTAGCTTTCTATAAGAAACTTACTTTATGGAGGTGCTTTGGTTTTTCTGTTCAGGGTTTCTCATTCATTTTTGCCAGTTTGTGCCTTCTGTAAATAAGAGATGCGTTGCTGTGACTGTGCATGCTGTGTCTCGGCTTTGGCTGCctagcttctttctttttctgcccaGTACCAGATCTCCTGGGTCTGTTTGTGCCATGCTGTAGCCTTCAGGCAGTGCCTCAGCAGGTCAGCAAACCTGGGAGAGAGTATTGCATTGGAAAGGCGTGCGGGTGCTCTGAGGCACTGCTTTCTGGGGTGCAGTGTGGTAAATGAAAGGCACTGGAGGTTGTGGTTACAGCAGAACAcgctcctgctgccctggggacTGTGTGTCACCGCAGCTCAGTGCCAGGGGCTGCtgccctcagctgctgctggggtttCATAAACGGGGACATGCGTAAACTGAAGCTGCTGGTGACCTTCAGACTAGGGAATACCTTATCCTCCCGAGTGATTCAGTCTAATGGTGATGCATGTGGGGTATGAAGAAGGTAGAAATAAGCAAACTAGTCCTGGTTTCTGGAtagagaaagggaaacaaagcacAACTTGAAGATGTAATTGATCTCTAAAGCAGTCTTTAGGAATACTTATTCCCCCCAGAAGTATAGGCAAAGCACGTGCAGAACAGAGGAAGGAATGCCCATCATTGCTGCCGGTAAGCACACGTTATGCTGTGAGATCGACCTaaggaagcagagctggagcagtttgttttaaaacaggcTGAGCTGTTCCTCCTGAAAGGAGCAGGAAATGCACAGCTCCATCACCCTTCCGGCTCTTCTCAGATAcaggaagcacagcacagaaaatagcAGCTTTAATCCAAGTTTTCAGCTTTGCCTGTGAGCCACTATTTGCATACACTGCTCCTGTCTTAGATAAGTTCTTTCTAAAAGCCTTCAGCAAGGGACACTCTGACTCTGCTAAACTCAAGCGGGAAGTTCTGCCGCTTGTTTTGGTGCAGAGCAGGGTTTAGTTGTTGGTGTAAACTGTAGGCGGTGTTGATTGatcaaccaaaaccagaaggcTGTGACCTCCCAGCTCAGCAGTTACCCACGCTGCTGTCTGCCTGCACAGTGCTTGGCCTGGTTTGGGAGCTGGAGTGAAACCACACGATATGTGGCCAGGAATCAAATCAAACAGTTGTTGAAACCCATTGATTCATTGTCTGGGCTCGAGGAAAGAAACGTCTCTGAGCCCCAAGCTCTCTTGATGTGAACTAACTTTGGTTTTGTGATTCCAAGGAGTATTCCTAAAGGTAAATGTTGTCGTAGCTGCCAACAGATGCCCAGATCCAGCATTACTGATGGAGTAACAGCTGGAGCTCTGGAGTTGTTTGCAAAgggctgttttggggggtgGAAGGGCTTTTGTACAAGGTTTATTTTTGAGTGGTTTCAGTAGTGGGGAAGCTCTGCTGTGcaatcttgcttttttttcacaGAGACTTTACAAAACAATATCACGTGATGTCTCACATGCTCCCAGAGCCTGAAATACTGGCTTTATTACAAGCAGATCTGTTAGTCAAGCAAATCAGCTTTGTGATACGCTGTTCTCCTCTGATTCCCTGAGAAGCTTAACTGCTGGGATGGAAAAGCAAATTGTGCTTGTGTGTTACTGTTCAAAAAGCCCTCAAATCTTGATTCAGAGGAGATGAATTTCTACTGTGTGACACAGGCTTTCCCCAGAGGTTTGTGCTTGTTGATCTGGTTTGAGCTTTGGCTGGGTTGTGGAGTGTTGAAAGAGCATCCTAAATAATCAAAACAGTTTGCTGGTGGAACAGGCCCTGAAAAAACAAGTCAGGACCCAGCTAGAAAAGAAGACTTTTACCTAATTCTTATGCTTTTAAAGATACTAATTGTGCCTGAAATGGGCACTGTGTGAGGAACTACCCCTTAAGGATGGCAGCTTGCATGTGAATACTCTGCTTCAGCCAGCCACGTGTCCTGGGCGCTCCAGATGCTCCCAAGGTGCTGCCAGAGGAtggaagcatttttctttccaggtcagctttgcagtgctgctttgggaGCTGTGTGCATCCCTCTTTCTGGCAGCCAGCTGTAACTGCTTCAGAGCAATAATCTGTGGTGTTACTGCTTAATTCAGTAAGCTTGTGTGTGTCCAGACCCGTAATGACCAGTGAGTGCAAATGTCGATGGTTGTTTAAAAAGCTGCCCCCGGGGGCAGtgctctgccagccccatggctgtTGCTCTCCATACCTTGAACTGACCTCCTGGGTCTCTCCTGGGCCATGGCACAGTGGCTCCTTTCCCAAGGCACCGTGTTTGTTATCCAGCTGATGTCAGGATACACACATTTAGTCTGGCAGTGCATGGCCACAGTTCTGCTCCAGCTGTATCCACACAAACCTTAATGTGCCAGTTAGTAAACAGCTTTGGAGAAGGTtgtgaaaaagagcaaaaggtgATCTTGTTCAGAGGGGTCTTGGGAATTACAACATTTACTAGATGACACAttttgtagaatcacagaatggtttggggtggaaaggaccttaagatcatccagttccaaccccctgccacggggaGGGGtacctcaccctagaccatgtcacccaagccccgtccaacttggccttgaacgctgccagggatggggcactcaccacttctttgggcagcctgttgcagtgcctcaccactctcacagtaaagaagcGATGCTGGAAGCTGGCTGAAGAACCTCATGTGTCTGGTgtgtttcttctcccctccctaTGCCTCTCTCTTTCCAGATAATAGTAGACGATGACGACAGCAAAGTCTGGTCGCTGTATGATGCGGGGCCTCGGAGCATTCGCTGCCCGCTCATATTTCTCCCTCCTGTAAGTGGAACTGCAGATGTGTTTTTCCAGCAGATTTTGGCACTGACTGGATGGGGCTACAGAGTTATCGCTGTGAGTATTCCCAGTCCTGTGTCAAAGTGAGTGTACTTGTGCTGAGAGGCTGGATAATGAAGATGAACTTAGTTTTGACTAAGGGAATCTACAAAAAATACGATGCTGAGTTGCACTCCAGAGTGCGCAGCAGGTCCAGGCTGAAATCTGCTGCATGTCCGCATCAGCACTTACCCAAAGCCTTGTGCATACATGTTGTTAGCTTCTCAGGGTGTTTTTCCCCTGTGTGCCCTGGACACCGGTCATCTTTGCCTCCAGCTGGATCTTTGTTAGCCATGAGGCAAATGCATGGGTTAGTTCAGGCTTTCCATGTTTCCTTAGGGATGGTGGTTCTTTGCCAGCATGCTAAGTCACTCCTCAAAATCCCAACAGCTCTTTTGTGGCTTCTCAGCTCCTGAGCAGGACTGAAACAATTGATTTGAACAACATTATTTCTGCTAAACAGCCTGGCTTCAGGAGCACCCTCACAGCAGTTTGCAGTTTCTGTGCCTGCCAACTTCACATGCCACAGAATCACTGAAGAATCATTCCAGCCTCTCCTCAGTGATTACAGAATGAAGCAATGCTGCACTTTCCCCAACAAACTTGCTCTGGGGTACCTTGTCCTGTATTTGTGCAAGCAAAGGGGAGGTGTTCACAGCCTTGGGCTGGAGGGACCTTGCTGAGGAGCTTGAGCCTCGTAATATAGGCTAGGCAGATTGCTATCTTGAAACCCTTAATGTGAGATTTGGTGTGACTTTCGAGGACGCAGCTCACAGGTACTGATCTGAGATGGCTTTTTCTAACTGTCTGTTACTTTAGTTGCAGTATCCGGTGTACTGGGATCACCTTGAGTTCTGCGATGGGTTCAGAAAACTGTTAGACCACCTTCAGCTGGATAAAGTGAGTGCTCAGGGGTGGGGAAATGGATGTGGAGTTGCAATAAAAACCTAATGTTTGAGAGTCTCACTTAAGAGCAAGTGTATAGTATGACACAAAAACGTAGCCTAGAAATAAAGAGGCTGTGTGTTGCAATTTTACATTTGAaactagtttatttttaaaggtgagTACCCTTGAAAATTGTTGTACTTGGCCTAAATTCAGCTGCTGTTCTAGGCGTGTTAAATTGGGTAACTTCAGGTTTTCATGTGATCCTGTGGAAGTTATTCTTCCGAACTCACGTAGTGCAGGATACCACAACAGAGTGTCTTGGATTGGGATAGCTATTGAAGCCAAAgtgaaatgtttccttttcattttccttaagCTTGATGAGCACACAGACATTGGGCCTGTGACCTGGAAACGTCTCCTCCTTTCAGTCTTGGTCACATTTATATCATGCATGGACCCAGAAGCTGAATGGAAGAgtgattctttaaaaaaatgggtCATGAGGACGGGGTAAAACTGCAGTGACTTATTTCTGTAATGAACCTTGTGCTTAGAGGTCACTTATTCCACAAGTGTAACATGATCTGTTTGGTTCTTTTCCTCGAACCAGGTTCACCTTTTTGGAGCATCTCTGGGAGGCTTTTTGGCTCAAAAGTTTGCtgaatacacacacaaatctCCCAGAGTTCAGTCTCTGATCCTGTGTAATTCCTTTAGCGACACTTCCATCTTCAATCAGACATGGACAGCAAACAGGTAAGCAAGGCTGAGACAAACAGATTCATGGCATTAACTTTTTTGTGATGAAGTGTCCTCCTGCTCTAACCTGTTTCCAGCCTGGGTGAGGGAGGTGTGGGATGGAATTCTTGTGAGTTTTGAAGCCATATCACaaagagaatggaaatgttCACGATTGGGAGTGTGGAATCTGACAGACGAGTCATTCCATGATCCTCTGTGGATGTGTGGTCAGATTTAACAACTGCCTGTTTTCTAGCAAAGCCATTCAGAGTGAGAAAAACGTTATTCActatgtttaaaatacagttttgcaaTGTAAGACTAAGAGCTTCCCAGAGCAGTTCAGGCACCTCGCTGCCAGgttttccctctctgtgctCTTGAAGCTTCTTCAGCTTCAATTCATTTGAAGTTAAAGCACAAAGTCCATGCCAGGAAAGGGAGGGCTGACAACAAAGCATGTTACCATTGGGTCCTGGGTGCTTGAAGACTGTTAcatcttgtttctgtttcagcttttgGCTGATGCCTGctttcatgctgaaaaaaattgtCCTTGGGAATTTTGCATCTGGTCCTCTAGATCCCGAGATGGCCGATGGGATCGATTTCATGGTGGACAGGGTAGGTACCTGTGTACTCTCACGGCTCTGATGTCAATCTTGGTAGATTTGCTTAGCAGGAGGTTGTAGatacttctgctgctttcttcatttacttacccaggagagaagaggaagggatgGATCTTGAGCAGATGCTGTCACAGCCCCAGCACTTTATCTTGTGCTGCAACCATCTGCCTTAATAGTTCTGTTTATGGAGCTCAGAAGAGAGGACGTTAAACTGAGGTGGCAGAGGAGAAGGTGCTGGGCTATGTCTGTAGGCCACGCTCTTGAGGCAGGAGCAACTAACGGAACATATTTTAAGCATTTGTCTCGTGCAGAGTAGTATTAACTTGGAACTCTAATCTTCAACTGAAGCACAGGCATGTTTCCCTGTAAAACTAACTTCTCTTTGGCTCTGTTGTTAATATTGCCTTAACTTCCTGCAGTGAAATATGGTGTTAATCAGAGTTTCTCTCTACTGAAAGCTGGAGAGCCTGGGCCAGAGCGAGCTCGCCTCGAGACTTACCCTCAACTGCCAGAATTCCTATGTAGAACCTCATAAAATTCGGGACATCCCTGTAACCATCATGGATGTAAGTTAATCTCAATGTCAtccttttgtgtgtttttcttaaacACTGTTTCCTCTCCTTGGTGGGAGGGGCCTGGATATTCTCTTAGCAACTCAGTAAGTACTGGCAGCACATAACTTCATACTTAGATGAGTATTCTGACTGGACAACACCAAGACTCTTCTGTGTCAAATCATGAACTGGATTTTCTGTGCAATAACACAATCATATGTTCATGTATTGCAGTGTTCACTTTCTGATGCGttcattttggtttctgtttcattaacaACTGTTccacagagaagctgagaatTGCTTCCAGGAGCAGCATATATCCAGTCTGATTTAATAAGCAAAATCTGGGATTCAGATGTAACTGCTGTGACTTGTTACGCAGGTGTTTGACCAAAGTGCACTTTCGactgaagcaaaggaagaaatgtaTAAACTTTATCCTAATGCCAGAAGAGCTCATCTCAAAACAGGAGGCAACTTCCCTTATCTCTGCAGGAGCGCTGAGGTCAACCTGTATATTCAAGTGAGTGTCTGCATTCAAACTGGATCTGCTGATGTGCACAGCAataggaaatgctttttctgtgctggCTTTCGCCCGTTGGCTTGcctgagctctgctcctggctTGCTGATACAGAATGCAGGGATGGGAGTAGTCTTGTTCATGGGGGACTGGCTTTGGGGATTTGCCTCTTGcccattttctctgtcttctcaTACTCAAGAGCCATAACTTCATCCTCACAAGAATTACTCAGaaggaatgtttctttttgtacCAAACCCTTGTGCTTCTGCACTTGTTTCAGCGTTATTTTGTGTTCAACAGATCCATTTACTGCAGTTCCACGGTACCCGGTACGCAGCCATCGACCCCTCCATGGTCAGTGCGGAAGAGCTGGAAGTCCAGAAGATCAGCCTTCACTCCAGCAATGAACAAGAGCAGTAGGTTTTGGAGCACTGGTGAAAATGAGGAAACAGTTCCGTGGTCTTCCTGTGTATGAGCAACTGTTCCCACTCTGCCCTTTCCCTTGCGTTAGCCGATTATCACTGTGTGACTCCAGCAGGATCAGTCAGTGATCTGCCTGTGGACAGTAACCTCCAGCAGTACAATGGGATAGAGCTGTGTAACTTTTAGTCTTTGAATTCAAGGAAGCCTCTTTGAAGactacagttttaaaaacaaagaacactTTTTGCTACCAAAGTCCTCACTATCATGTTCTTCAGCAgaacaggatttctttttatactCCTCACTCAGCTGTATATATTGCCACACGCAGATTGTGTACTTAGAAGCCAACATATATTTTTGTTGACCATTTGGTTTAAGTGACACTGTTGCCATCACTTATTTGCCTTGTATGTTGTGTTGTAAGTTAGTTTGTTTCTATTGGAAATAAAGCATTGGAATTTTTAACTTTCTCGCTGTTTAAAAAATGGTTTCCAATAAACCTTCACTTTCAGCAAGGGTCTCTTGTTTTGACTGCAGGAGAACAGCTCTGTAACTTATCCTGGTCCTGGTTTGCCTCTACAGCCCACCTCTagagatgaagaagaaaaccagcacattAAAGCTTGAATCCACCTCAAACCTTAATGATAAGCTTGTGTTGGTTTAGCTCTAAGTAAGAATTATGTAGCTTTTTCTTAATAATGAATAACTAAGCTGTAACTTGCAAATTTAAGGGTAAACCCTGGATTTATTGAAATACAGGCATTATCTTCCCCttgaaacactgtaaaaaataaatacaaagtattGCATGATAAATAGGtatttaagaaaattatgtCCTTGTCAGAGGCTGTGTAGATAATCAATGACCTTTCTTGTCTTACACTTTTCAAGCTGTAACCTATGGGTTAAGGAAGTTACCTGGTTGATTTATGAGCAGGATGTGTAGGTTAATGTACATCTATAAACAATGTATGTTAATGTTGTTCTCTGAAATTTTCTGTTAAAGATCACAACCCTCATGGTTCCAAAAGGACCGAGTGAGAGCCTTGACTCTTCTTAAATTCCTGCCCTACCAGGGACATTCTGAACACATCTAAGACACAAGTGACAGACACCTCCCAAAAAAAGGTAAGTAAAGAACACTCCTGAAAACAAGGGCTTTGCCCTCTATAACTTAGAAACTGACAATTAAAATTTATATACAAAAATGAGATGTAAACCAGTTACAGTAACACAGCGGTTCCTGACACTCACAGTATGAGAAGCAAGgctgagctcctgctccagcacccagaCCATAGGCAGCAGCTGGTAAAACTCTCCCTCCTGTGCAAAGAGGCATTTCAGGCTTGGCTTTGCTTGTGCTCTCCTCATTccagggagggaagcagcagtggtgCCAGCTGCTCATGACAAGAAGCTCTTAAGTTGCAGCTGCCTCCtgatcagcagcacagcaagtgTTTCTCCTCTAGCTTGAGGACAAGCTGTTGAAGGAGTCGCTGGTGCCCTCCTGGTGCTACATTGCTACACACTTCCGTGGAGAGGCAGagtctgcatttgcttttttccgAATGCTTTCTGTAAAAAAGAGAATGTTCTGCTGCACAGAAACCTGGGaaggggctttttacaagggcatgtaaggacaggacaaaggggaatggctttaatctgacagaggggagatttacaATAGGTAttaggaagctcttccctgtgaaggtgctgaggcgctggcacagggtgcccagagaagctgtggctgccccatccctggcagtgttcaaggccaggttggacacaggggcttggagcaacctgctctagtggaaggtgtccctgcccgtggcagggggttggaactgggtgagctatgaaaatacaaagctgtGGCAGGATGCattgcttattaaaataaaaggaaaagaaggaaattacatGTAGTGGTAGCAAGGGGCAGGGCGGCTTCCAGCTTGTGGGAACTGGCTTTAGTTTTCCTCTGCATATGCTGTGTCACCACAGAATTCAGGTAGTGCTCAGTGTGCATTATTTGAAGGAAGACAAAAGCATTACCTGCTAAATCTCTTCTTCCAATCCCCACAAGGCCTTCGTATAACCCCTTGACTGgattttctcctgctgtgatCACGCCATGGAGCCAGATGAGCAACATTCTGTGGCCATGCTCCCTGTAGCTTTTAGTGCCTGGCAAGGCAAAACCAGAGGAGAAATCCTGTGCTTCCAGTGCACGGCCCTGACCAGAGTGGATTTCTGAACTGGTGAGTTTGGACACCCCTcatctctccctcttctttgGACTCTCCTAGGAGGCTCTAAAGTACAGTTTATCTTAATTCCTGATTGTGTGATTGCTAAT
Above is a genomic segment from Strigops habroptila isolate Jane chromosome 9, bStrHab1.2.pri, whole genome shotgun sequence containing:
- the SPG21 gene encoding maspardin — encoded protein: MGEIKVSPDYNWFRSTVPLKKIIVDDDDSKVWSLYDAGPRSIRCPLIFLPPVSGTADVFFQQILALTGWGYRVIALQYPVYWDHLEFCDGFRKLLDHLQLDKVHLFGASLGGFLAQKFAEYTHKSPRVQSLILCNSFSDTSIFNQTWTANSFWLMPAFMLKKIVLGNFASGPLDPEMADGIDFMVDRLESLGQSELASRLTLNCQNSYVEPHKIRDIPVTIMDVFDQSALSTEAKEEMYKLYPNARRAHLKTGGNFPYLCRSAEVNLYIQIHLLQFHGTRYAAIDPSMVSAEELEVQKISLHSSNEQEQ